One genomic window of Ziziphus jujuba cultivar Dongzao chromosome 4, ASM3175591v1 includes the following:
- the LOC107417073 gene encoding large ribosomal subunit protein uL6c, with protein MASSTTSSFQSSNLWSVFLGKINGFSVSSVPVTRIGFLKKTIECKESRIGKQPIPVPANVTIALEGQDLKVKGPLGELSRTYPREVKVEREESGILTVKKAMETRRANQMHGLFRTLTDNMVVGVSRGFEKKLLLVGVGYRAAIEGKVLVLSLGFSHPVRMEIPDGIQVKVEENTRITVSGYDKCAIGQFAASVRKWRPPEPYKGKGVKYADEVIRRKEGKAGKKK; from the exons ATGGCTTCCTCAACCACCTCCTCTTTCCAGAGCAG CAATTTATGGTCTGTATTTTTGGGAAAGATAAATGGATTCTCTGTCTCTAGTGTTCCTGTAACTCGTATTGGGTTTTTGAAGAAGACCATAGAGTGTAAGGAATCAAGAATTGGGAAGCAACCAATTCCAGTGCCAGCCAATGTGACAATTGCATTGGAAGGTCAGGATTTGAAAGTAAAAGGTCCACTGGGGGAACTCTCAAGGACTTACCCACGAGAAGTGAAGGTTGAGAGGGAGGAGTCTGGGATTCTAACTGTCAAAAAGGCTATGGAGACTAGAAGGGCCAACCAGATGCATGGGCTGTTCAG AACACTTACGGACAATATGGTGGTTGGAGTTTCAAGAGGGTTTGAGAAGAAACTTCTATTGGTCGGAGTTGGTTACCGTGCAGCAATAGAGGGAAAAGTGTTGGTATTAAGTCTTGGCTTCTCCCATCCAGTTAGGATGGAAATCCCTGATGGCATACAAGTGAAGGTGGAAGAGAATACCAGAATCACTGTTAGTGGATATGACAAATGTGCCATTGGCCAGTTTGCTGCTTCTGTTAGGAAATGGAGACCCCCAGAACCATATAAAGGTAAGGGTGTGAAATACGCTGATGAAGTGATAAGAAGAAAGGAAGGCAAAGCAGGAAAGAAGAAGTGA
- the LOC132799153 gene encoding glutamate receptor 3.7-like yields MKNYGGGFIIISANTRLFAVVQLFALAWLSFAGFVYCQKPTSVRIGAVFTFNSVVGKVAKAAIEAAVSDVNEDPRILNGTKLKLVEEDTNSSVFLGSVGAFQVLEEGAVAIIGPQSSSMAHMISEIANGLQVPLISYAATDPTLSALQFPFFLRTTQSDAYQMAAMANLIELYGWKEVIVIYEDDDHGRNGIFAFEDELEKNRLRMAYKLPLSIQLNPSEITDVLNKSKLLGPRVYVVHVKPDPSLRVFAIAQKLQMMTSDYVWFATDWLSSTIDSLSPINPTSLGVLQGVVALRQHIPDSSQKRAFVSRWKRMLQKGSVSSGLNTYGLYAYDTVWTAANAIDNFIKESGNMSFSYNEKLVETNDTEIQLGKLKVFDGGSLLLRKLLESNFNGLTGHVRFDQDRNIIGGGYEVINIDKMIIHTVGFWTNNTGFSVSAPETLKGKKQSYSPLDQKLLNVTWPGGKVEKPRGWVIANNDKPLRIGVPKRASFIEFVTEYSNHTFQGYCIDVFLEARKLVPYDIPYKFVSFGDGRSNPNYHQFVKMVADNVFDAAVGDIAIVKNRTMIADFSQPYISTGLVIVAPTNNAKPSAWVFLKPFTLEMWCVTAASFVVIAVVIWILEHRVNDDFRGPPKRQLITMFLFSFSTPFKRNKENTVSPLGRMVMVVWLFMLMVITSSYKASLSSILTVQQLSSPITGLDSLIASNLPIGYQTGSFTYNYLVENLFISRSRLVSLGSPEEFEKALRQGPSGGGVAAIIDELPYVNAFLSKHTDFGIIGQPFTRGGWGFAFQRGSPLAVDISTAILKLSETGQLQNIHTKWFCEMGCPDKVTSDSDTNQLKLISFWGLYLLCGALSLVAFIIFLLRMVYLFVHYKRQQVHHPQVNESPALPTVSSSGQCSEALFNFIEFVDKKEEAIKKMFSNSEGPQVQAAQADKSVNVSSRAQRDKP; encoded by the exons ATGAAGAATTATGGTGgtgggtttattattatttctgcaAATACGAGGCTTTTTGCTGTTGTACAACTGTTTGCTTTGGCATGGCTATCTTTTGCTGGTTTTGTTTACTGCCAAAAGCCGACGAGTGTGCGTATTGGAGcggtttttacttttaattcGGTTGTAGGCAAAGTTGCAAAGGCTGCAATCGAAGCTGCAGTCTCTGATGTTAATGAGGATCCAAGAATACTTAATGGAACAAAACTGAAGCTAGTTGAGGAAGATACAAATTCTAGCGTCTTCTTGGGTTCCGTTGGAG CTTTTCAGGTACTTGAGGAAGGTGCAGTGGCCATAATTGGCCCACAGTCCTCCTCAATGGCTCATATGATTTCTGAAATTGCTAATGGTCTCCAAGTTCCTCTTATCTCATATGCGGCAACTGATCCTACTCTATCTGCTCTCcaatttcctttctttctccGAACGACACAAAGTGATGCCTACCAAATGGCGGCGATGGCTAATCTGATAGAACTTTATGGGTGGAAAGAGGTGATTGTGATATATGAGGATGATGATCATGGGAGGAATGGCATATTTGCTTTTGAGGATGAACTTGAGAAGAACAGATTGAGAATGGCCTACAAATTGCCTCTTTCTATCCAACTAAATCCAAGTGAGATCACTGATGTGCTCAATAAATCCAAGCTACTTGGGCCTCGTGTTTATGTTGTTCATGTCAAACCTGACCCCAGCTTGAGAGTCTTTGCCATTGCCCAAAAACTTCAAATGATGACCAGTGATTATGTGTGGTTTGCCACAGACTGGCTTTCTTCTACTATAGATTCATTATCTCCAATCAATCCAACCTCACTTGGTGTCCTTCAAGGTGTCGTTGCACTACGTCAACATATTCCAGATTCCAGCCAGAAGCGGGCTTTTGTGTCTAGGTGGAAAAGAATGCTGCAGAAAGGTTCAGTAAGCTCTGGTTTGAATACCTATGGACTATATGCTTATGATACAGTTTGGACAGCTGCAAATGcaattgataattttataaagGAATCCGGAAATATGTCATTCTCTTATAATGAAAAACTAGTTGAGACTAATGACACTGAAATTCAGCTAGGGAAGCTCAAAGTCTTTGATGGGGGATCTCTTCTTCTTAGGAAATTATTAGAGTCAAACTTCAATGGTTTGACAGGTCATGTTCGATTTGATCAAGACCGTAACATCATTGGTGGTGGCTATGAAGTGATCAATATTGACAAGATGATTATTCATACGGTTGGTTTCTGGACTAATAATACAGGATTTTCAGTTTCTGCCCCAGAAACTTTAAAAGGGAAAAAGCAAAGTTATTCGCCACTAGATCAGAAGCTTCTCAATGTTACTTGGCCTGGTGGAAAGGTGGAAAAGCCACGTGGTTGGGTGATTGCAAACAATGACAAACCTTTAAGAATTGGAGTGCCAAAGAGAGCAAGTTTTATTGAATTTGTTACAGAATACAGCAACCATACATTTCAAGGATACTGTATTGATGTGTTCTTGGAAGCAAGGAAGTTAGTCCCATATGATATTCCTTACAAATTTGTGTCTTTTGGGGATGGCCGGTCCAATCCTAATTACCATCAGTTCGTGAAAATGGTTGCAGATAAT GTATTCGATGCTGCTGTTGGAGACATTGCAATTGTGAAAAACCGGACAATGATTGCGGATTTTTCTCAGCCTTATATTTCCACTGGTCTTGTGATAGTGGCGCCAACCAACAATGCGAAGCCAAGTGCTTGGGTGTTTCTCAAACCTTTTACATTGGAGATGTGGTGTGTCACTGCAGCTTCTTTTGTAGTTATTGCAGTTGTTATCTGGATTCTTGAGCATCGGGTCAATGATGATTTTCGTGGTCCACCTAAAAGGCAGCTCATTACGATGTTCCT GTTTAGCTTCTCAACACCGTTCAAGAGAAATA AAGAAAACACTGTGAGCCCACTTGGGCGGATGGTGATGGTGGTATGGCTTTTCATGTTAATGGTCATCACATCAAGCTATAAGGCAAGCTTGAGTTCAATCCTTACAGTTCAGCAACTTTCATCACCCATCACAGGACTTGATAGTTTGATTGCAAGTAATTTGCCTATAGGGTACCAAACAGGCTCCTTTACTTATAACTATCTGGTTGAGAACCTTTTCATATCCAGGTCAAGACTTGTTTCTTTAGGCTCCCCAGAAGAGTTTGAAAAAGCACTGCGGCAAGGGCCATCTGGTGGAGGGGTGGCTGCTATTATAGATGAGCTTCCATATGTTAACGCATTTCTGTCAAAGCATACTGATTTTGGGATTATTGGACAACCATTTACCAGGGGTGGATGGGGGTTT GCTTTTCAAAGAGGGTCTCCCCTTGCTGTTGACATATCTACTGCAATCTTGAAACTCTCTGAGACTGGACAACTTCAGAATATCCatacaaaatggttttgtgaGATGGGCTGTCCCGATAAAGTGACATCGGACTCTGACACTAACCAACTCAAATTGATTAGTTTCTGGGGTCTTTATCTATTATGCGGTGCCTTGAGTCTTGTTGCCTTTATAATCTTTCTGCTACGAATGGTTTACCTATTTGTACATTACAAACGTCAGCAGGTACACCATCCGCAGGTAAACGAATCTCCTGCTTTACCCACAGTTTCATCAAGTGGTCAATGTTCTGAAGCCCTTTTTAACTTTATCGAATTCGTTGATAAGAAGGAAGAAGCTATTAAAAAGATGTTTAGTAACTCTGAAGGGCCTCAAGTTCAGGCAGCCCAGGCTGATAAATCTGTAAATGTGTCATCGAGGGCTCAAAGGGATAAGCCTTAA
- the LOC107417074 gene encoding high mobility group B protein 1, which yields MKAPKAAVIAHKKPDAEMLKKRKAEMITMKKKKASKKSSDAPKRPATAFFIFMEEFRKTLKENNPDIKSGPAVGKAGGEKWKSMSDSEKALYIEKALKRKAEYEKALEAYKKLNGKGDDEKAESSEKSTSEVHDGEEEAESS from the exons ATGAAAGCTCCGAAAGCCGCTGTTATTGCTCACAAAAAGCCTGACGCCGA GATGCTGAAGAAGCGTAAAGCTGAAATGATcacaatgaagaagaagaaagcgaGTAAGAAGAGCTCTGACGCTCCAAAGCGTCCTGCCACtgcctttttcattttcat GGAGGAGTTTAGGAAGACTTTGAAAGAGAACAATCCTGATATCAAGTCTGGTCCAGCT GTTGGCAAAGCTGGCGGTGAAAAATGGAAATCGATGTCTGATTCC GAGAAGGCTCTGTACATTGAAAAAGCGTTGAAGAGGAAAGCAGAGTATGAAAAAGCCCTTGAAGCATATAAGAAGCTC AATGGCAAAGGAGATGATGAAAAGGCAGAGTCCTCTGAGAAATCAACTTCTGAAGTCCATGATGGGGAAGAGGAGGCAGAAAGCTCCTAG
- the LOC132803481 gene encoding uncharacterized protein LOC132803481, which translates to MHSHSPSSSVRPSSPVAQSFGEQAEEFDAPIDGSNGRKEDDDCTIPFEPIVPGGPSVEDSWALVPYRPLHFGWDIGASADSPHHDQSAEIEVEDRTHNVGDTSRFGRVYHQSHHVISPYTDPCKKKVKFNLNRPIDASKERAFDEWYRVAPKEATVCTSYITVGKKCFTELLTSEGWLNSDHIDTILYFIRKRRFDNEKMFTNTCAILDVLFWSSIKGRYPIWRASRSTYSCDATLCSYVRGKSPKPSVSWRICDYCTSLSTMEARNGWQHVWT; encoded by the exons ATGCAcagccattcaccgtcatcttcagttagaccatcatcccctgtggcacagtcttttggagagcaagccgaagaatttgatgcacccatagacggttccaatggtaggaaggaggatgatgattgtactataccgtttgagcctatcgtacctggaggaccctctgtggaggattcctgggctttggtgccatatcggcctttgcatttcgggtgggatatcggtgcttcagctgacagtccacatcatgaccaatcagctgagattgaggtggaagatcggacgcataacgttggtgatacaagccgattcggtcgagtttaccaccagtcacatcacgtcatctctccttacaccgacccgtgtaaaaagaaggtcaaatttaatcttaatcgacctattgatgcatcaaaggagagggcgttcgatgagtggtatagggtggcaccgaaggaagcaaccgtgtgtacatcttatataaCGGTGGGAAAGAAATGTTTTACTGAGCTACTAACctctgaaggatggttgaattccgat catattgacactattttgtatttcatacgaaaaaggcggtttgataatgagaagatgttcaccaacacctgtgccatattagacgtgttattttgg tcatccatcaaagggcgttatcccatatggagggcatctcgtagcacatattcatgtgatgcgaccctttgtagctatgtgcgtgggaagtcacccaaacctagcgtgtcgtggcggatatgtgattat tgtacatccctgtcaacaatggaggcgcgcaatggttggcagcatgtgtggacttga